A part of Pantoea vagans genomic DNA contains:
- the prs gene encoding ribose-phosphate diphosphokinase: MPDMKLFAGNATPELAQRIANRLYTSLGDAAVGRFSDGEVSVQINENVRGGDIFIIQSTCAPTNDNLMELVVMVDALRRASAGRITAVIPYFGYARQDRRVRSARVPITAKVVADFLSSVGVDRVLTVDLHAEQIQGFFDVPVDNVFGSPILLEDMMQIGLENPIVVSPDIGGVVRARAIAKLLNDTDMAIIDKRRPRANVSQVMHIIGDVAGRDCVLVDDMIDTGGTLCKAAEALKERGAKRVFAYATHPIFSGNAVENLRKSVLDQVIVCDTIPLSDEIKSLPNVRTLTLSGMLAEAIRRISNEESISAMFEH, translated from the coding sequence GTGCCTGATATGAAGCTATTTGCTGGTAACGCCACCCCGGAACTAGCACAACGTATTGCCAATCGCCTTTACACCAGCCTGGGAGACGCCGCTGTAGGCCGTTTCAGTGATGGTGAAGTGAGCGTACAGATTAATGAAAATGTACGCGGTGGTGATATTTTCATCATCCAGTCCACCTGTGCTCCCACCAACGATAATCTGATGGAACTGGTTGTGATGGTCGACGCGCTGCGTCGTGCTTCTGCTGGTCGTATTACCGCAGTCATCCCCTACTTTGGTTATGCCCGTCAGGACCGCCGCGTGCGTTCCGCGCGTGTGCCTATCACCGCAAAAGTAGTGGCAGACTTCCTTTCCAGCGTCGGTGTTGACCGTGTTCTTACGGTTGACCTGCACGCCGAGCAGATCCAGGGCTTCTTCGACGTCCCGGTTGATAACGTATTTGGCAGCCCGATCCTGCTGGAAGATATGATGCAGATCGGTCTGGAAAACCCGATTGTTGTTTCTCCCGATATTGGTGGCGTAGTACGTGCCCGTGCTATCGCTAAACTGCTGAACGACACCGATATGGCTATCATCGATAAACGCCGCCCTCGCGCGAACGTTTCTCAGGTGATGCACATCATCGGTGACGTTGCTGGCCGCGACTGCGTGCTGGTCGACGATATGATCGACACCGGCGGCACGCTGTGCAAAGCGGCTGAAGCGCTGAAAGAACGTGGTGCCAAACGCGTATTTGCTTACGCGACCCACCCGATCTTCTCCGGCAATGCGGTTGAAAACCTGCGTAAATCTGTACTCGACCAGGTCATCGTCTGCGATACCATCCCGCTTTCTGACGAGATTAAGTCACTGCCGAATGTGCGCACACTGACCTTATCTGGCATGCTGGCCGAAGCGATTCGCCGCATCAGTAACGAAGAATCGATCTCGGCGATGTTCGAGCATTAA
- a CDS encoding GGDEF domain-containing protein encodes MSLDIYTLFVCELYVLGFLSIIMVFAWVGSHYDRVLGFTCLSLVFTLIAVFLSSLRSSGLHFLPVAVGNVLVMLAYGGLLNAFRRFCGKPIGTHWLLGALLWALLCYFPAFYHSLPKRVLVLCIACVAYTAALIQLVWQARDTLKATFWPAQLLLWIHLLFHLARLFLDSAIPSTQPGAIGGSDFSVYVILESILFVIGLTFTILAMVNERMQIALKHTSLHDPLTSVWNRRALFTEAEKIVARCRRQNRPFSAILFDLDHFKSINDRYGHHQGDQILIHFCEIVRGLIPAEGRFARLGGEEFAAIIPAGARDAEAWCEAIRLAVCASQPNEIAYSVSIGFATVTQGQQDFESLLALADAALYHAKASGRNCTAQHPVPAAIS; translated from the coding sequence ATGAGCCTCGATATCTACACATTGTTTGTCTGCGAGCTCTATGTGCTGGGGTTTCTGAGCATCATTATGGTTTTTGCCTGGGTCGGGTCGCACTATGACCGCGTTCTTGGCTTCACCTGTCTGTCACTGGTTTTCACCCTGATTGCCGTATTCTTAAGCAGTCTGCGCAGCAGCGGCCTGCATTTCCTGCCGGTTGCGGTGGGCAATGTGTTAGTGATGCTGGCTTATGGCGGATTATTAAATGCGTTCCGGCGCTTCTGCGGTAAACCCATCGGCACGCACTGGCTATTGGGTGCCCTGCTCTGGGCACTCCTCTGCTACTTTCCGGCGTTTTATCACAGCTTACCCAAACGGGTACTGGTATTGTGCATCGCCTGCGTCGCCTATACCGCCGCACTGATCCAGCTGGTCTGGCAGGCGCGTGACACGCTGAAAGCCACTTTCTGGCCTGCCCAGTTGCTGCTGTGGATCCACCTGCTGTTTCATCTGGCGCGTCTGTTTCTGGATAGCGCCATTCCCAGCACGCAACCTGGGGCGATTGGCGGGTCGGATTTCTCGGTTTACGTGATTCTGGAATCCATTCTGTTTGTCATCGGCCTGACGTTTACCATTCTGGCCATGGTGAATGAGCGGATGCAGATCGCGTTAAAACACACTTCCCTGCACGATCCGCTGACCAGCGTCTGGAATCGCCGTGCCTTATTTACTGAAGCAGAGAAAATAGTGGCGCGCTGCCGCCGTCAGAACCGGCCGTTCAGCGCGATACTGTTCGACCTCGATCATTTTAAAAGCATCAACGATCGGTATGGCCATCATCAGGGCGACCAGATTTTGATTCACTTTTGCGAAATAGTCAGAGGATTGATACCGGCTGAGGGGCGTTTTGCACGACTGGGCGGAGAAGAGTTTGCGGCCATCATTCCGGCGGGAGCACGGGATGCAGAGGCATGGTGTGAGGCGATCCGGCTGGCGGTCTGTGCATCGCAACCCAATGAAATTGCTTATTCAGTCAGCATTGGCTTTGCCACGGTCACGCAGGGACAGCAGGATTTTGAGAGTTTACTGGCGCTGGCAGATGCGGCGCTCTATCACGCCAAAGCCAGTGGCCGGAACTGCACTGCGCAGCATCCGGTCCCGGCAGCCATCAGTTAG
- the ychH gene encoding stress-induced protein YchH — translation MKHQHCRVAGNSLMVLGLVTMVLGVGFSIMNQLPTLDLPPLLAQAAMLGIFIGALLWLVGAGLSGRERVEDRYYWHRRYDNRCRRSHNSHH, via the coding sequence ATGAAACATCAACACTGCCGCGTAGCGGGTAACAGCTTGATGGTACTGGGATTAGTCACAATGGTGCTGGGTGTTGGGTTTTCAATCATGAACCAGCTGCCGACACTCGATTTGCCGCCGTTGCTGGCGCAGGCCGCGATGTTAGGCATCTTTATCGGTGCACTGCTGTGGCTGGTGGGAGCGGGTCTGAGTGGTCGTGAAAGGGTGGAAGATCGTTATTACTGGCATCGTCGTTATGACAATCGCTGCCGCCGGTCACACAATTCACACCACTAA
- the pth gene encoding aminoacyl-tRNA hydrolase yields MSSIKLIVGLANPGAEYAATRHNAGAWYLDLLAERHNQSLKEESKFYGYTARLAIAGEDVRLLVPTTFMNLSGKAVAAMATFYRIAPEEILVAHDELDLPPGVAKFKQGGGHGGHNGLKDIISKLGNNNNFHRLRIGIGHPGDRNKVTGFVLGKPPASEQKLIDDAIDEAARCTELWLKEDRIKAMNRLHAFRPA; encoded by the coding sequence GTGAGCAGCATTAAACTGATTGTGGGACTGGCCAATCCGGGCGCTGAATATGCCGCCACACGCCACAATGCGGGTGCCTGGTATCTGGATCTACTGGCTGAACGCCACAATCAGTCACTGAAAGAGGAAAGCAAATTCTATGGCTACACCGCCCGCCTGGCGATAGCCGGTGAGGATGTGCGCCTGCTGGTGCCGACCACCTTTATGAACCTGAGTGGTAAAGCGGTGGCGGCGATGGCGACCTTTTATCGCATCGCGCCAGAAGAGATTCTGGTAGCGCATGATGAACTCGATTTGCCGCCCGGTGTGGCAAAATTCAAGCAGGGCGGCGGCCATGGCGGCCATAACGGCCTGAAAGACATCATCAGCAAGCTGGGCAACAACAATAATTTCCATCGGCTGCGCATCGGTATCGGGCATCCCGGCGATCGCAACAAGGTGACCGGATTTGTGCTGGGCAAGCCGCCCGCCAGCGAGCAGAAGCTGATTGATGATGCCATTGATGAGGCGGCGCGCTGCACCGAACTGTGGCTGAAAGAGGATCGCATCAAGGCAATGAACCGGTTGCACGCCTTCAGGCCTGCTTAA
- the ychF gene encoding redox-regulated ATPase YchF, producing the protein MGFKCGIVGLPNVGKSTLFNALTKAGIEAANFPFCTIEPNTGVVPMPDLRLDQLSEIVKPQRVVPTTMEFVDIAGLVKGASKGEGLGNQFLTNIRETEAIGHVVRCFENDNIIHVAGKVNPAEDIDVINTELALSDLETCERAIQRVQKKAKGGDKDAKAELAALEKCLPHLSEAGMLRSLDLDADDKAAIRYLSFLTLKPTMYIANVNEDGFENNPYLDQVRAIAEAEGSVVVPVCAAVESDIAELEDEDREEFMAELGLEEPGLNRVIRAGYSLLNLQTYFTAGVKEVRAWTIPVGATAPQAAGKIHTDFEKGFIRAQTIAFEDFIAYKGEQGAKEAGKMRSEGKEYIVKDGDVMNFLFNV; encoded by the coding sequence ATGGGATTCAAATGCGGTATCGTGGGCCTGCCGAACGTCGGTAAATCCACTCTGTTTAACGCGCTGACTAAAGCGGGCATCGAAGCGGCTAACTTCCCGTTCTGTACCATTGAGCCAAACACCGGCGTGGTGCCCATGCCTGACCTGCGTCTGGACCAGCTTTCTGAGATTGTTAAGCCACAGCGCGTGGTGCCGACTACCATGGAATTCGTCGATATCGCGGGCCTGGTGAAAGGTGCATCCAAAGGTGAAGGCCTGGGCAACCAGTTCCTGACCAACATCCGCGAAACCGAAGCGATCGGCCATGTAGTGCGCTGCTTTGAAAACGACAACATCATCCACGTCGCGGGGAAAGTGAACCCGGCGGAAGATATTGACGTCATCAATACCGAGCTGGCACTGTCCGATCTGGAAACCTGTGAGCGTGCGATTCAGCGTGTGCAGAAGAAAGCCAAAGGCGGCGATAAAGATGCCAAAGCCGAGCTGGCTGCGCTGGAGAAGTGCCTGCCACATCTTTCTGAAGCGGGCATGCTGCGTTCACTGGATCTGGATGCTGACGACAAAGCGGCCATCCGCTATCTGAGCTTCCTGACCCTGAAACCAACGATGTACATTGCTAACGTCAATGAAGATGGTTTCGAGAACAACCCATACCTGGATCAGGTGCGTGCGATTGCTGAAGCAGAAGGTTCAGTCGTTGTGCCGGTGTGCGCCGCCGTTGAGTCGGACATTGCCGAACTGGAAGATGAAGATCGTGAAGAGTTCATGGCAGAACTGGGACTGGAAGAGCCGGGCCTGAACCGCGTTATCCGTGCCGGTTACTCGCTGCTGAACCTGCAGACCTACTTCACCGCTGGCGTGAAAGAAGTGCGTGCCTGGACCATCCCGGTTGGCGCCACTGCTCCACAGGCAGCCGGTAAAATCCATACCGACTTCGAGAAAGGCTTTATCCGCGCCCAGACTATCGCGTTTGAAGACTTCATCGCTTACAAAGGCGAGCAAGGCGCGAAAGAAGCCGGCAAAATGCGCTCAGAAGGCAAAGAGTACATCGTGAAAGATGGCGATGTGATGAACTTTTTGTTTAACGTCTAA
- a CDS encoding AIPR family protein yields the protein MAGLNTFKNLNVKCEKYYNLLTKTIPIKKVLSEEKVIDKRRIGFYLFILESFGRGKDIVDLSQCIIDSDFNDIVYGVGHDDLGIDAVLFDDENQEINLFNFKYREKFSATSTQAINDPFISSKYFNAIETENLSGVNGKVKDSLERIIELLNGNNIWKITFYAVSNESNNIRLNDPHLDRLRDIYDLEVKSISLDYISDMMSLRPEPICASILFDSNCIMPYVEHELSSSKSYIVRMKASELIRITSRNSSLRDDYNIEDIHPLSKTELDYGVLFDNVRGFVMNSKYNVNIKKTLSNSPSKLFMYNNGITMVAKEIHSEGINGNRKQKMRINDFQVLNGGQTLRTIHDFNKESEKNIADILNECEILVRIFSSSGNDNTINKIAEYTNSQNSISTADLKSLSSEQIDIENYLSNYDILYSRKSGDIGDSDKNYNYQITMEKFGQLLLAIKKGEPDKSSNHKQYIFSKYYDDLFLNGFDVSESLEIINKYKNSIAAYYNRPDVVFMEQKIYYLVYMISKYPSCNVDILINILEEEISSFREGDKSLSDARKMIQVRFREGLEFSLKQKMASLG from the coding sequence ATGGCAGGATTAAATACGTTTAAAAATTTGAATGTTAAATGTGAGAAGTATTATAATCTTCTTACAAAAACGATTCCCATTAAAAAAGTATTATCAGAAGAAAAAGTAATTGATAAGCGCAGGATTGGGTTCTATCTTTTTATTTTAGAGTCTTTTGGCAGAGGGAAAGATATCGTTGATCTTTCACAATGTATTATTGATTCTGATTTTAATGATATTGTTTATGGCGTGGGGCATGATGATCTTGGTATTGATGCTGTCCTGTTTGATGACGAAAATCAAGAGATAAACCTCTTCAACTTTAAATACAGAGAAAAGTTTAGCGCAACATCTACCCAAGCTATTAATGATCCTTTTATAAGCTCGAAGTATTTCAACGCAATTGAAACTGAAAATTTATCTGGTGTCAATGGAAAAGTAAAGGATTCGTTAGAAAGAATTATCGAGTTATTAAATGGCAATAATATATGGAAAATAACTTTTTACGCAGTAAGTAATGAGAGTAATAACATACGGCTAAACGATCCTCACTTGGATAGACTGAGGGATATATATGATCTTGAGGTGAAGTCAATATCATTAGATTATATTTCAGATATGATGTCTTTAAGGCCAGAGCCAATATGCGCATCAATACTATTCGATTCAAATTGTATTATGCCTTATGTTGAGCATGAGTTGTCATCTTCAAAATCCTATATAGTTAGAATGAAAGCCAGTGAATTAATAAGAATTACTTCAAGGAATTCTTCTTTAAGAGATGATTATAATATTGAAGATATACATCCTTTATCAAAAACTGAATTAGATTATGGTGTTTTGTTTGATAATGTTCGTGGTTTTGTTATGAACTCAAAATATAATGTAAACATAAAGAAAACACTAAGCAATAGTCCGTCAAAGTTATTTATGTATAATAATGGCATTACAATGGTAGCTAAAGAAATTCATTCTGAAGGTATCAATGGTAACAGAAAGCAAAAGATGAGGATAAATGATTTTCAGGTTTTGAATGGTGGGCAAACATTAAGGACTATTCACGATTTTAATAAAGAGTCGGAAAAAAATATAGCTGATATTCTTAATGAATGTGAAATTCTTGTGAGAATTTTCTCATCTAGCGGCAATGACAATACGATAAATAAGATTGCGGAATATACAAACAGCCAAAACTCAATTTCAACCGCCGATCTAAAATCTTTAAGTTCAGAACAGATCGATATTGAAAACTATTTATCTAATTATGACATCCTTTATTCTAGGAAGAGTGGCGATATAGGCGATAGCGATAAAAATTACAATTATCAAATCACAATGGAGAAATTTGGTCAGCTTTTGTTAGCGATTAAAAAAGGAGAGCCAGATAAATCATCAAATCATAAGCAATACATTTTCAGTAAATATTATGATGATCTTTTCTTAAATGGCTTTGATGTTTCCGAATCACTTGAAATTATCAATAAATATAAAAATTCAATTGCAGCATATTATAATCGGCCTGATGTCGTTTTTATGGAGCAAAAAATTTATTATTTAGTTTATATGATTAGCAAATATCCATCATGCAATGTTGATATTCTTATTAATATTCTTGAGGAAGAAATATCCTCTTTCCGTGAGGGTGATAAATCTTTATCAGATGCAAGAAAAATGATACAGGTGCGTTTCCGGGAGGGGCTTGAATTTTCTCTTAAACAAAAAATGGCAAGTCTTGGGTAA